In Spirochaetales bacterium, the following proteins share a genomic window:
- a CDS encoding PAS domain S-box protein has protein sequence MEKKHMTGTGFEEYKKNIEKNLYLISRVLKKAVNGEGIGKIDISKIDNGGFTDVYNGVNSMIDKIMNIEKRCAEHKKIDEVRIEILHETAGKVAHDNELITIILGKTTKLPGITSSGYFTLDEKGNAVCTIHSEETGAPSMGGLVVSSDLLMREFHRKEYIIRSRHTDVGRPGKSVAGLLKERGVESFIFFPFPCGGTVSGFFAFCFDNPEQHPAEPLILVLREIVILAGIKTCQIHAENDLREANLELEQKVREGDHELKRINEVLKKDISHREMIERALRENEELYRTLIITCPDPIIITDLNFNITMVNKATLEINGIEDEDMLIGINAIEFIAPQDREIAVGNAKRTLEEGEVVFVEYTLLKHDGTPYPAELCASAIIDPDGNPRAFLAVIRDLTRRKEAEEALEKEKELFEVTLRSINEGVITTDIEGKVILINRVAEKLTGWNQKDALGKDFNTIFTIIKDRTLEYNGEFINDILRFGKNIDFLEDKILLSRDGSKITISGNGAPVVDKEGKIKGSVFVFRDIREKKMLEKEIFRSRNIESLGLLAGGIAHDFNNILTGVITNISIANTLLNEEGEIKDLLKSAEKAVFRASRLTNQLLTFSKGGAPVKENSSIVDLIQESAYFCLSGSNIGCTFDLPDDLWTVEIDKGQMYQVLNNIIYNAKEAMREGGDITITAENKSIKNMPAAHNAYEIFLRPGKYIKVRIEDSGCGIEKKNLDRIFDPYFTTKEYGSGLGLTSAYSIVKKHGGFISVDSEPGKGSVFEFYLPAQETEARENDVYEETFPLSGGRVLVMDDDEDVRKVMVKLLFKMGYSADAVREGKEAIDMYRRAKEEDDPYRMVIMDLTIRGGMQGKEAVKHILEYDPEAKVLVSSGYSNDPVLSHYTDYGFCGVVPKPFNLSALKIIFSKVFEER, from the coding sequence ATGGAGAAAAAACATATGACCGGAACCGGTTTTGAAGAATATAAAAAGAATATCGAAAAGAATTTGTATCTCATCTCCCGTGTCCTGAAAAAAGCGGTAAACGGCGAAGGTATCGGAAAAATCGACATATCAAAAATCGATAACGGCGGTTTCACGGATGTTTATAACGGCGTAAACTCGATGATCGACAAAATCATGAACATCGAGAAAAGGTGTGCGGAACACAAAAAAATCGATGAGGTGAGAATTGAAATTTTACATGAGACCGCCGGAAAAGTCGCTCATGATAATGAACTCATAACGATAATTCTCGGTAAAACGACGAAGCTGCCGGGAATTACCTCATCGGGGTATTTTACCCTCGATGAAAAGGGCAACGCCGTCTGTACCATCCACTCGGAAGAAACCGGGGCTCCCTCGATGGGAGGGCTTGTCGTTTCCAGTGATCTTCTCATGCGTGAGTTTCACCGCAAGGAGTATATTATCCGCAGTCGTCACACGGACGTTGGCCGCCCCGGAAAATCGGTAGCAGGATTATTAAAAGAGAGGGGTGTTGAATCGTTTATATTTTTCCCGTTCCCGTGTGGAGGAACTGTATCGGGTTTTTTCGCTTTCTGTTTCGATAATCCGGAACAGCATCCGGCGGAACCGCTTATCCTTGTACTCAGGGAGATTGTGATACTGGCGGGTATTAAAACATGCCAGATTCATGCAGAAAATGATTTGAGGGAAGCGAATCTCGAACTCGAACAGAAGGTCAGGGAAGGCGACCATGAACTGAAACGCATTAACGAGGTACTCAAAAAGGATATAAGCCACCGGGAAATGATTGAAAGGGCCCTTCGAGAGAATGAAGAACTCTACAGAACGCTTATTATCACCTGTCCCGATCCCATTATCATTACGGATTTGAATTTCAACATCACGATGGTAAACAAGGCGACCCTCGAGATAAACGGCATCGAAGATGAAGATATGTTGATCGGTATTAACGCGATCGAGTTTATTGCACCGCAAGACCGCGAGATCGCTGTCGGGAATGCAAAAAGAACATTGGAAGAAGGGGAAGTGGTTTTTGTCGAGTATACCCTTCTCAAACACGACGGTACCCCGTATCCCGCGGAACTTTGCGCGTCGGCCATTATCGATCCGGACGGAAATCCGCGGGCGTTTCTTGCCGTTATACGGGATTTGACAAGGAGAAAAGAAGCTGAAGAAGCCCTTGAAAAAGAAAAAGAACTTTTTGAAGTCACCCTTCGCTCGATAAATGAAGGGGTCATTACCACCGATATCGAGGGGAAGGTGATTTTAATCAACCGGGTTGCCGAAAAACTCACGGGTTGGAATCAGAAGGACGCGTTAGGGAAGGATTTCAATACCATATTTACGATAATCAAGGACAGGACACTCGAATACAATGGTGAGTTTATCAATGACATCTTGCGATTCGGCAAAAACATCGATTTCCTCGAAGACAAGATACTCCTTTCCCGTGACGGTTCCAAAATAACGATCTCGGGGAACGGCGCGCCGGTTGTCGACAAGGAGGGAAAAATTAAGGGAAGTGTCTTCGTGTTCAGGGATATCCGCGAAAAAAAGATGCTGGAAAAAGAGATATTCAGATCACGGAACATCGAATCACTCGGACTCCTGGCCGGTGGTATTGCCCATGATTTCAACAATATATTAACGGGTGTGATTACCAATATTTCCATCGCGAATACGTTATTGAATGAAGAAGGTGAAATCAAGGATCTGCTTAAAAGCGCGGAAAAAGCCGTCTTTCGTGCCAGCCGTTTGACCAATCAGCTTCTCACGTTTTCCAAGGGAGGCGCACCGGTAAAGGAAAACTCTTCGATCGTCGATCTCATTCAGGAATCGGCGTATTTCTGTTTGAGTGGTTCGAATATCGGATGTACCTTCGACCTCCCCGATGATCTCTGGACGGTTGAAATCGACAAGGGTCAGATGTACCAGGTATTGAACAATATTATTTACAATGCCAAGGAAGCCATGCGGGAGGGGGGTGACATAACGATCACGGCTGAAAACAAGTCGATCAAGAACATGCCTGCCGCTCATAATGCCTATGAAATATTTCTCCGGCCCGGAAAGTATATCAAAGTGAGGATCGAAGACTCCGGGTGCGGTATCGAGAAAAAAAACCTTGACAGAATTTTCGATCCCTATTTTACCACGAAAGAGTACGGAAGCGGTCTCGGGCTTACCAGCGCATACTCGATCGTGAAAAAACACGGGGGATTCATCAGCGTCGATTCCGAACCGGGAAAAGGATCCGTTTTCGAATTTTATCTTCCGGCCCAGGAAACGGAAGCCCGGGAAAACGATGTGTATGAGGAAACATTTCCCCTCTCGGGAGGACGGGTACTGGTAATGGATGATGACGAGGATGTGCGGAAAGTCATGGTAAAGCTGTTATTCAAAATGGGATACTCCGCAGATGCCGTCCGTGAGGGAAAGGAAGCGATCGACATGTACAGGCGGGCAAAGGAGGAAGACGATCCGTATCGTATGGTGATAATGGATCTTACCATACGCGGCGGAATGCAGGGGAAAGAGGCGGTAAAACACATTCTCGAATACGATCCTGAGGCGAAAGTGCTGGTTTCGAGCGGCTACTCGAACGATCCGGTACTTTCGCATTATACCGATTACGGATTTTGCGGTGTCGTTCCAAAACCCTTCAATCTATCCGCTTTGAAGATAATTTTCTCAAAGGTCTTCGAAGAACGTTAA
- a CDS encoding HDOD domain-containing protein, producing MAFDLAQIKQAIEKSIPLAFTTHTLTHDTCEKLEVILELFLKELGEEKIKNQLSYCMRELTENGRKANLKRLYFNETGLNINNYKDYRKGMENFKDQVFGNLDSYFQKLKDLNLYTKVIFHANTSFFTLSVKNNVPIMGYELKRIEERIIHSRSFKTMEDAFKSVIDSTEGAGLGIVILILMLRKIGLSEDSFSIQKDGEDTIAKIVIPRSDIILDNLDPLVKKMVDEIKVLPQFPEHITSLQRLLSNPDSSFSEIARVVKTDPALTGDLLKVVNSAQYMLRNKVTDVEEALKMIGFRGMRNLLYSYGSQNLLSEKYGIMKELWEHSYKAAFYGYHLAKNFNFRKILDDVYVSALLHDLGKVVVEFLHPDLLESIKNFSTERGMSAEIFEKFTIGLHHAEIGARIAEHWHFPDQLIAAIRYHHEPDQCDDSVMELVSTVYLANSLCDIERAQLTFEQMEPAVLTFFNLSTRESINFLHERLKTAFQQDKEKTSG from the coding sequence ATGGCTTTTGACCTTGCGCAGATAAAACAGGCGATTGAAAAATCAATACCCCTCGCCTTTACGACACACACCCTCACTCATGATACGTGTGAAAAACTCGAGGTTATCCTGGAACTTTTTTTAAAGGAACTCGGCGAGGAAAAAATAAAAAACCAGCTTTCCTATTGCATGAGAGAGCTTACCGAAAACGGAAGAAAAGCCAATCTGAAAAGGCTGTATTTCAATGAGACAGGGTTAAATATCAATAATTACAAAGATTACCGGAAGGGTATGGAAAATTTCAAGGATCAGGTCTTTGGTAATCTCGATTCCTATTTTCAGAAACTCAAGGACTTAAACCTTTATACAAAAGTCATTTTCCACGCGAATACGAGTTTTTTCACCCTCTCGGTGAAAAACAATGTTCCGATTATGGGATACGAACTCAAACGAATCGAGGAGCGGATCATTCATTCCAGGTCGTTCAAGACCATGGAAGATGCATTCAAATCCGTTATCGATTCGACGGAGGGTGCGGGACTCGGTATCGTCATCCTCATTCTTATGCTTCGTAAAATCGGTCTGTCGGAAGATTCCTTTTCCATTCAGAAGGACGGGGAGGATACGATCGCGAAAATCGTCATTCCCAGGTCGGATATTATTCTCGACAACCTCGATCCCCTTGTCAAAAAAATGGTCGATGAAATCAAGGTGTTACCGCAATTCCCCGAACATATCACCTCACTCCAGCGTCTCCTTTCCAATCCGGATTCCTCTTTTTCCGAGATCGCGCGCGTCGTAAAAACGGATCCCGCGCTTACCGGTGATCTGCTTAAAGTCGTCAATTCCGCGCAGTATATGCTCCGGAACAAGGTGACGGATGTCGAGGAAGCGTTGAAAATGATCGGGTTCAGGGGAATGCGGAACCTGCTGTATTCGTACGGGTCGCAGAATCTGTTGTCCGAAAAATACGGCATCATGAAAGAACTCTGGGAGCATTCGTATAAGGCCGCTTTTTACGGTTACCACCTCGCAAAGAATTTCAATTTCAGGAAAATTCTGGATGATGTATATGTCAGTGCCCTGCTTCATGATCTGGGAAAGGTCGTGGTCGAGTTTCTTCATCCGGATCTGCTCGAAAGCATCAAGAATTTTTCGACCGAACGCGGAATGTCCGCGGAAATCTTTGAAAAGTTCACCATCGGCCTTCATCATGCGGAAATCGGGGCCCGTATCGCGGAACACTGGCATTTCCCGGACCAGCTCATAGCCGCGATACGCTATCATCATGAACCGGATCAATGCGACGATAGTGTCATGGAACTGGTCTCGACTGTTTATCTTGCCAATTCACTCTGCGATATCGAACGGGCCCAGCTTACGTTTGAACAGATGGAACCGGCAGTCCTGACGTTTTTCAACCTCTCCACTCGTGAATCGATCAATTTTCTCCATGAACGGCTCAAGACGGCATTTCAGCAGGACAAGGAAAAAACTTCAGGGTGA